One bacterium genomic region harbors:
- a CDS encoding acyloxyacyl hydrolase: MKLLGKTTLIISIIIVLRASVWGAPSDFFNRSRGDEEWGLSFGVGQNYRIPEDTDVPFMEFNLFNIEYEKFLSPRTSIEYELSLADQVNIGDNKMLSISANYTRYFLVHGRISANYKIGLGVMRLQDKVPGQATTTNFNEQAGLGLEYATGSNGAITFEATFYHASNANFQHPNHGINATFVKLGYCWH, encoded by the coding sequence TTGAAGCTTCTAGGCAAGACGACTTTAATCATATCGATAATAATTGTATTGAGGGCATCCGTTTGGGGTGCTCCATCAGATTTCTTTAATCGCTCTCGGGGTGACGAGGAGTGGGGGTTATCGTTTGGAGTTGGCCAAAACTACCGAATACCGGAGGATACCGACGTTCCTTTTATGGAATTTAACCTATTCAACATAGAGTATGAAAAATTCCTCTCTCCAAGAACAAGTATCGAATATGAACTGTCTCTTGCAGACCAAGTAAATATTGGCGACAATAAAATGCTTTCGATTTCAGCGAACTATACAAGATATTTCCTCGTCCATGGACGGATTTCGGCGAACTATAAGATCGGATTAGGTGTGATGCGTTTGCAAGATAAAGTGCCGGGGCAGGCTACAACAACCAATTTCAACGAACAAGCAGGGCTTGGCTTGGAATACGCCACTGGTTCTAACGGGGCAATTACGTTTGAAGCTACTTTCTACCACGCATCTAACGCTAATTTTCAACACCCAAATCATGGGATTAATGCAACCTTTGTCAAACTGGGCTATTGCTGGCACTGA
- a CDS encoding SUMF1/EgtB/PvdO family nonheme iron enzyme: MNEIQTINHEKDGSLLVLIPEGEFLAGSDKFSVILPSYYIAQHPVTNAQYARFLSERRPDQIDLDKWILLDKHCFVRQVGTSYEAYGGKDDHPIVRISAFGADAYCAWAGLRLPSELEWEKGSRGVDGRIYPWGDDWEDGARCRNRKTRGTEQTCGVWEYPEGCSPWGLYQMSGNIWEWCADWHYIGAYSKYKTGDLTPPTSGGARVYRGGSWDDGYNVMFRCDHRDCYSPSRRFSIVGFRVARTV, from the coding sequence ATGAATGAGATTCAAACCATCAATCATGAAAAAGATGGCTCCCTTCTGGTGTTAATCCCAGAGGGCGAGTTCCTTGCTGGTAGTGATAAATTCTCTGTGATCTTACCGTCGTATTATATCGCTCAGCATCCAGTAACGAATGCACAGTATGCGCGCTTTTTATCCGAGCGTCGTCCGGATCAGATTGATCTGGATAAATGGATACTACTTGATAAACATTGCTTTGTGAGGCAAGTGGGAACTTCATATGAGGCCTATGGAGGGAAGGACGACCATCCGATAGTGCGCATAAGCGCATTTGGGGCCGATGCGTACTGCGCATGGGCTGGACTGCGCTTGCCGAGTGAGCTTGAGTGGGAGAAGGGATCGAGGGGCGTTGACGGGAGAATCTATCCTTGGGGTGATGATTGGGAGGATGGGGCAAGATGCAGAAACCGCAAAACCAGGGGTACTGAACAGACATGCGGGGTATGGGAATACCCTGAAGGGTGCAGCCCTTGGGGCTTATATCAGATGAGCGGGAATATATGGGAATGGTGCGCCGATTGGCACTATATCGGAGCCTATTCCAAGTACAAGACCGGTGACCTGACCCCGCCCACAAGCGGCGGCGCACGCGTCTACCGCGGCGGCTCCTGGGACGACGGCTACAATGTCATGTTCCGCTGCGACCACCGAGACTGCTACTCTCCCTCCCGCCGCTTTAGCATCGTCGGTTTCCGCGTTGCTCGAACAGTATGA